One Deefgea tanakiae genomic region harbors:
- a CDS encoding IS30 family transposase, with product MADQRAWDFATRPKQCRLATNSTLQSIVAEKLQLDWAPQQIAGWLKRQYPQNTDLQISHETIYRSLYIQARAVLKKELIKHLRSRRVMRRSKYASSEESSRTSITRLVSIKDRPAEVETRLVAGHWEGDLISGSKNSHIATLVERHSRFTMLIQIDGKDTKSVVSALTRQVLALPKTLRKTLTWDRGGELADHESFHASTEMAVYFCDPQSPWQRGSNENTNRLLRQYFPKGTDLSGYSQQYLDKVAQKLNQRPRKVLGYISAAEKLAHALQ from the coding sequence ATTGCCGATCAACGAGCGTGGGATTTTGCCACTCGTCCCAAACAATGCCGACTTGCTACTAATTCAACATTACAAAGCATTGTCGCCGAGAAATTACAGTTGGACTGGGCACCTCAGCAAATTGCGGGTTGGCTTAAACGTCAGTACCCTCAAAACACAGATCTGCAAATATCGCATGAAACGATCTATCGTAGCTTGTACATCCAAGCAAGAGCTGTGCTGAAAAAGGAATTAATCAAACACCTCCGATCTCGTAGGGTCATGAGGCGCTCAAAATATGCCTCATCCGAGGAGTCCTCTAGGACCAGCATTACTCGTCTTGTGTCGATTAAAGATCGGCCTGCTGAAGTAGAAACTAGACTTGTTGCTGGGCACTGGGAAGGCGATTTAATTTCAGGATCTAAGAACTCTCATATTGCGACGTTAGTCGAACGACATTCTAGGTTTACAATGCTGATTCAAATCGATGGGAAGGATACGAAAAGTGTCGTGTCCGCACTGACCCGTCAGGTTTTAGCTTTACCGAAGACACTGCGTAAAACGCTCACCTGGGATCGTGGTGGTGAGCTAGCTGACCATGAATCATTTCATGCCTCGACAGAGATGGCGGTTTACTTCTGCGATCCACAAAGCCCATGGCAGCGCGGAAGTAATGAGAATACCAATCGGTTGTTACGTCAGTACTTTCCCAAAGGCACTGATTTATCTGGGTACTCACAGCAATACCTAGACAAGGTTGCGCAAAAACTGAATCAACGCCCGAGAAAGGTTTTAGGATATATTTCGGCCGCTGAGAAATTGGCTCACGCGTTGCAATGA
- a CDS encoding IS3 family transposase (programmed frameshift), with amino-acid sequence MKKSTHFSPEVRERAVRMVIEHLAEYPSEWATLVSIASKIGCTPETLRTWCCRQGGDTVQANKNSAENERIKALEREVRELKKANEILRLASALFRTGGARPPLEIVRGFIDTHREQHGVEPICKLLQVAPSAYRRYAARLRNPALRCQRTIRDEQLSGEIERVWQLNHQVYGAVKVWRQLKRDGHTVARCTVERLMRSLGLRGVSRGKAVRTTRPDPAVACPRDHVNRQFVAERPNQLWVSDFTYVSTWQGFVYVAFVIDVFARYIVGWRVSRNMQTEFVLDALEQALWARQPEREALIHHSDRGSQYVSIRYTERLTEAGIEPSVGTTGDSYDNALAETINGLYKTEVIHRLGPWKSLESVELATLEWVSWFNHHRLLGSIGHIPPAEAEANYYRNQSEQAVLV; translated from the exons ATGAAGAAATCAACTCACTTTTCCCCCGAAGTCCGCGAACGGGCTGTTCGCATGGTCATTGAGCACCTTGCCGAATATCCATCTGAATGGGCAACCCTCGTTTCAATTGCCAGCAAAATAGGCTGCACGCCAGAAACGCTGCGCACATGGTGCTGTCGGCAAGGTGGCGATACCGTTCAAGCCAACAAAAATTCAGCAGAGAACGAACGCATTAAAGCGCTAGAACGCGAAGTGCGCGAACTTAAAAAAGCCAACGAAATTCTGCGACTGGCCAGCGCGT TATTTCGCACAGGCGGAGCTCGACCGCCGCTTGAAATCGTAAGAGGATTCATCGATACCCACCGTGAGCAGCACGGGGTCGAGCCGATCTGCAAGCTATTACAGGTCGCCCCGTCAGCCTATCGACGTTACGCCGCTCGGCTGCGCAATCCAGCTTTGCGTTGTCAGCGTACCATTCGTGATGAGCAACTGAGCGGTGAAATTGAGCGTGTCTGGCAATTGAATCATCAGGTGTACGGTGCGGTAAAAGTATGGCGGCAGCTCAAGCGAGATGGACATACTGTGGCGCGCTGTACCGTTGAACGCTTGATGCGAAGCCTCGGTTTACGCGGCGTATCGCGTGGCAAAGCGGTGCGAACGACACGTCCCGATCCTGCCGTTGCTTGCCCCCGCGATCATGTAAATCGTCAATTCGTAGCCGAACGACCGAATCAACTCTGGGTGTCGGATTTTACCTACGTGTCGACTTGGCAAGGCTTTGTCTATGTAGCTTTTGTGATCGATGTTTTTGCTCGTTATATCGTGGGCTGGCGAGTGAGCCGCAACATGCAAACCGAGTTTGTGCTGGATGCGTTGGAGCAAGCCCTTTGGGCGCGACAGCCAGAGCGTGAGGCGTTGATTCATCACAGCGACCGAGGTTCGCAATATGTTTCGATTCGCTACACCGAACGATTGACTGAAGCTGGCATCGAGCCATCAGTGGGTACAACTGGCGATAGTTACGACAATGCATTAGCGGAGACGATTAACGGACTCTACAAAACAGAAGTGATTCACCGTTTGGGACCTTGGAAAAGTCTAGAATCTGTGGAGCTAGCGACATTGGAATGGGTTTCGTGGTTCAATCACCATCGTTTGCTTGGGTCGATTGGCCACATTCCACCCGCGGAAGCAGAGGCAAACTATTATCGTAATCAAAGCGAGCAGGCCGTGTTGGTCTGA
- a CDS encoding EAL and HDOD domain-containing protein, which translates to MTQEHAFIGRQPILNRQQQIIGYELLFRLNKESVSAEFSSDMQAGTNVLVNTISNMGTDWLVGSKLAFINVAESMLESNFLELLQPQRVVLEIVESTQPSAELLNRLKDLRSQGFGIALDDFILTPQTAPMIEFANYIKLDIQQLGMAQVPALSKELRRHPILQVAEKVETKDEFKQCLDIGMDCFQGYYFAHPETLSAKVINPGYANILQLLNMLRNNAEIRDIENALKRDVALSFKLLRYINSAGFGLSCEIQSFRHAVTILGYQKLYRWLTLLLVTAGAETGSPPALLKTAVTRGRLVELLGGHLLDGQDKDNLFIVGMFSLLDVLLDMPMDKILETLILPESVSDALMEHSGIYGPFLELAEACEDPEMSEVPRLCEQLQITPDMLNRSHVQALNWVEELGV; encoded by the coding sequence ATGACGCAAGAGCATGCTTTTATTGGACGCCAGCCTATTTTAAATCGGCAACAACAGATTATTGGATACGAACTCTTATTTCGTCTCAATAAAGAATCTGTATCTGCTGAGTTCTCAAGTGATATGCAAGCAGGTACAAATGTCCTTGTAAACACGATTTCTAATATGGGTACAGACTGGCTTGTCGGAAGCAAGTTAGCATTCATTAATGTTGCAGAATCAATGCTAGAAAGTAATTTTCTAGAGTTATTACAGCCGCAGCGAGTTGTATTAGAAATTGTTGAATCTACGCAACCTAGTGCAGAGTTATTAAATCGACTAAAAGATTTAAGGTCTCAAGGTTTTGGAATCGCTCTTGATGATTTTATTTTAACGCCACAAACAGCGCCAATGATTGAGTTTGCTAATTATATTAAATTAGACATTCAACAGTTAGGAATGGCTCAGGTACCTGCTCTATCAAAAGAGCTACGTCGTCACCCAATTCTTCAAGTTGCAGAGAAAGTTGAAACAAAAGATGAATTCAAACAGTGCCTAGATATTGGGATGGATTGTTTCCAAGGTTACTATTTTGCGCACCCAGAAACACTATCAGCCAAAGTAATCAACCCAGGGTATGCAAACATATTGCAGCTACTCAATATGCTTCGAAATAATGCAGAAATCCGCGACATTGAAAATGCACTCAAACGAGACGTAGCACTCTCTTTTAAATTATTACGCTACATCAACTCCGCTGGTTTTGGTTTATCTTGTGAAATCCAGTCATTTAGACATGCCGTGACTATACTGGGCTATCAAAAGCTATATCGCTGGTTGACACTATTGCTTGTAACTGCCGGTGCCGAAACAGGAAGTCCACCCGCACTTCTAAAAACAGCTGTTACGCGTGGTCGGCTTGTTGAATTGCTAGGTGGTCATTTACTCGACGGTCAAGACAAAGATAATTTGTTTATTGTCGGCATGTTCTCTTTGCTCGATGTACTCCTTGATATGCCTATGGATAAAATCTTAGAGACCTTAATTCTACCTGAATCCGTCAGCGATGCTTTAATGGAGCATAGCGGTATCTATGGTCCATTCTTAGAGCTTGCTGAGGCTTGTGAAGACCCAGAGATGTCTGAAGTTCCTCGCTTATGTGAGCAATTACAAATAACACCAGACATGCTAAACCGTTCACATGTGCAAGCTCTAAATTGGGTTGAAGAATTAGGTGTTTAA
- a CDS encoding chemotaxis protein CheA, which yields MSVFGGMEDLLQDFLTESSELLSEVDNKLVELEKRPDDKALLNDIFRGFHTIKGGAGFLNVDSMVSLCHRTENLFDKLRNAELTLDPEIMDEILAATGVVREMFGEMSQGRQPAPADPALLKALDDVLEGRKADSPTVSVGTPNALPVMSAVESLSTSTKTEPDWPNLYNALLGETTPAPVQTLIQSESKVIEDAQPEQVEEPITASPFLEPMQSLKPAPAATSNVRAQANTQQLATQETTIRIDTVRLDQVLNLSGEIGLTKNRLTTLRADIMSGKMDGVTLKALDEAIGQLDLLVGDLQNAVMKTRMQPIGRLFQKYPRLARDLARQMGKDVELVISGEETELDKTMLEDLNDPLVHLVRNAVDHGVETTEERIASGKPAKAVVELTATQVGDHIRIEIIDDGRGMRPDVIRRKAIEKGLIDIETANSLDDKQSLQLIFLPGFSTKDQISSVSGRGVGMDVVKTNIQKLNGRVDIQSTVAEGSRFTISLPLTLAILPVLVVKVCDQPFAVPLAMVREIITIRQEQVQEVSGRATIVVRDEILSVRSLAHLIGWNEVQLPQFGVLMQSAEHSFILAVDSFIGRDDVVIKPLQNIRPKGVAGATLSGDGSIVLVLDMEDLLASDTADSAAIKTSRFIEQFT from the coding sequence ATGAGTGTTTTCGGCGGAATGGAAGACCTACTGCAGGACTTCTTGACAGAATCCTCAGAGCTCTTATCTGAGGTTGACAATAAACTTGTTGAGCTAGAAAAACGACCAGACGACAAGGCGCTTTTGAATGACATCTTTCGTGGATTTCACACCATCAAAGGTGGCGCTGGTTTTCTAAATGTCGACTCTATGGTTAGCTTATGCCACAGAACAGAAAATCTGTTTGATAAACTCCGTAATGCCGAACTCACTCTAGATCCTGAAATCATGGATGAAATACTTGCTGCTACCGGTGTGGTTCGCGAAATGTTTGGTGAAATGTCACAAGGCAGGCAGCCTGCACCTGCCGATCCTGCACTTTTGAAAGCACTAGATGATGTATTGGAGGGGAGAAAAGCAGACTCTCCTACAGTATCGGTTGGTACTCCAAATGCCCTCCCTGTTATGTCTGCTGTCGAATCACTGTCAACCTCAACCAAAACAGAGCCCGATTGGCCGAATTTATACAACGCCCTATTAGGTGAGACCACGCCTGCTCCTGTTCAAACGTTAATTCAGTCTGAATCAAAGGTAATTGAAGACGCTCAACCAGAACAAGTGGAAGAACCAATAACAGCGAGCCCATTCTTAGAGCCTATGCAAAGCCTAAAACCCGCGCCTGCGGCAACAAGTAATGTGCGAGCTCAAGCAAATACTCAACAGCTCGCAACCCAAGAAACAACAATTCGTATTGACACTGTACGACTAGACCAAGTTTTAAACTTATCAGGTGAAATTGGGTTAACAAAAAACCGTCTTACCACCCTACGTGCGGACATTATGTCCGGCAAGATGGATGGAGTAACGCTAAAAGCGCTTGATGAAGCAATCGGGCAGCTAGACCTACTGGTTGGCGACTTGCAAAATGCGGTGATGAAAACACGGATGCAACCAATTGGTCGCTTGTTCCAAAAATATCCTCGTTTAGCACGTGATTTAGCCCGTCAAATGGGCAAGGATGTGGAACTAGTCATTTCTGGTGAAGAAACAGAGCTAGATAAAACGATGCTTGAGGATTTAAATGATCCTTTAGTCCATTTGGTGCGCAACGCAGTAGACCATGGTGTTGAAACGACTGAAGAACGAATTGCAAGTGGCAAGCCTGCGAAAGCAGTAGTCGAACTAACCGCGACTCAAGTTGGAGACCATATTCGGATTGAGATTATTGACGATGGCCGCGGTATGCGTCCTGATGTAATTCGACGCAAAGCCATCGAAAAAGGCCTGATTGATATTGAAACGGCAAATAGCCTAGATGACAAACAAAGCTTGCAATTAATTTTCCTACCTGGCTTTTCGACTAAAGATCAGATTTCAAGCGTATCAGGTCGCGGTGTCGGAATGGATGTTGTAAAAACAAATATCCAAAAACTAAATGGCCGCGTTGACATTCAATCGACAGTTGCCGAAGGCTCTCGCTTCACGATTTCACTTCCACTAACCCTTGCCATATTGCCTGTACTCGTTGTTAAAGTCTGCGATCAACCATTTGCAGTCCCACTTGCAATGGTTCGAGAGATTATTACAATCCGACAAGAACAAGTACAAGAAGTCTCTGGTCGTGCAACTATTGTAGTACGTGACGAGATCTTATCAGTTCGCTCTTTAGCTCACCTGATTGGCTGGAATGAAGTTCAGCTTCCGCAGTTTGGTGTTTTAATGCAGTCTGCTGAACACTCTTTTATTTTAGCCGTGGATAGCTTTATTGGTAGAGATGATGTTGTCATTAAGCCACTACAGAACATTCGACCTAAAGGTGTTGCTGGCGCTACTTTATCTGGAGATGGTTCTATTGTTTTAGTGCTAGATATGGAAGACCTACTCGCGTCAGATACAGCAGATTCTGCTGCTATCAAAACATCTCGATTCATAGAGCAATTTACTTAA
- the cheZ gene encoding protein phosphatase CheZ — MSDNALNNGDSPDLEALFDSIVQSNSSDVSTTESELKSTSEHSVAMDEPAKSMFSHIGQITRKLHDTLRELGLDKSLESAAASIPDARDRLSYVATMTEQAAERTLNALDVAKPLQDNITESSKRLSAQWDQFYKHELSIDEFKNLVERTRTHLSTTAQQSEQVSSQMLEIMMAQDFQDLTGQVIKRVLSMAKDMESHLLDFLLMFNPQGPTKTDDASLLNGPVVSVEGRTDIVTNQEQVDDLLESLGF, encoded by the coding sequence GTGAGCGATAATGCATTAAATAACGGGGACTCACCCGATCTTGAAGCACTGTTTGATAGCATAGTTCAGTCAAATTCTAGTGATGTAAGCACAACAGAATCTGAGTTGAAATCTACATCCGAGCATTCAGTGGCGATGGATGAACCAGCTAAATCAATGTTTTCACATATTGGGCAAATCACAAGAAAACTACATGACACGCTACGCGAACTAGGTTTGGATAAATCGCTGGAATCTGCTGCGGCTTCAATTCCAGATGCCAGAGATCGATTATCTTATGTTGCAACGATGACCGAGCAAGCAGCTGAGCGGACATTAAATGCACTCGATGTAGCAAAGCCCCTGCAAGACAATATCACTGAAAGCTCAAAACGCCTTTCAGCACAGTGGGATCAATTCTACAAGCACGAGCTTAGTATTGATGAATTCAAAAATTTAGTAGAGCGTACGCGAACTCATTTATCAACTACAGCTCAACAATCAGAACAAGTTAGCAGTCAAATGCTGGAAATTATGATGGCCCAAGACTTCCAAGATCTGACAGGGCAAGTTATTAAGCGGGTTCTCAGTATGGCAAAAGACATGGAAAGCCATTTGCTTGACTTCCTGCTGATGTTTAATCCACAAGGACCAACTAAAACCGATGATGCCAGCCTACTTAATGGGCCAGTAGTCAGCGTGGAAGGGCGTACAGATATTGTTACTAACCAAGAGCAAGTTGATGACTTGCTAGAAAGCCTCGGATTCTGA
- the cheY gene encoding chemotaxis response regulator CheY → MADQNMRFLVVDDFSTMRRIVRNLLKELGFTNVDEAEDGQVALHKLKNGQFEFVVTDWNMPNMTGIELLRAIRADAQLKHLPVLMVTAEAKKENIIEAATAGASGYVVKPFTAATLDEKLKKIFANMAK, encoded by the coding sequence ATGGCAGATCAGAACATGCGTTTTCTCGTGGTGGATGACTTTTCCACTATGCGTCGCATCGTCCGGAATCTTCTAAAGGAGCTCGGATTCACCAATGTGGATGAAGCCGAAGATGGGCAAGTTGCGCTTCATAAGTTAAAAAATGGCCAGTTTGAATTCGTGGTTACAGATTGGAATATGCCAAATATGACAGGAATTGAATTGCTTAGGGCAATTCGTGCAGATGCTCAACTAAAGCATTTACCTGTTTTGATGGTTACCGCAGAAGCAAAAAAAGAAAATATCATTGAAGCCGCCACAGCAGGGGCAAGCGGTTATGTGGTCAAACCCTTTACTGCTGCCACACTAGATGAAAAGCTGAAGAAAATTTTTGCAAATATGGCGAAATAA
- a CDS encoding chemotaxis protein gives MSKPPQANLLDTVDARTKLAGSNKMEILLFSLGTREIFGINVFKVREVSQTPKITKTPNMPHGVEGVLSLRGNIIPVISLARFIATNEEPASDATSTMIVTEFSKHTQAFLVHDVDRIIRVDWDKVRAPETMLAGNQALITAITELPDGKLVSILDVEQILATVIGEPIIPDLPPTTIHPETFMFFVDDSMVARKEIISVLDKIGIKYHQANNGKEAWDKLQNLANRAVHDGESLRDKLKLILVDAEMPEMDGYVLTKHIKSDHRFKGIPVVMHSSLSSNANRAMGASVGVDAYVAKFDALILADTLSPMLSSQS, from the coding sequence ATGAGCAAGCCACCACAAGCAAACTTACTAGATACCGTAGATGCGCGCACTAAACTTGCGGGCTCCAACAAGATGGAAATCCTACTTTTCTCACTAGGAACTCGCGAAATTTTTGGTATCAATGTGTTTAAAGTTCGCGAAGTCTCTCAAACGCCAAAAATCACTAAAACACCAAACATGCCTCATGGTGTAGAAGGCGTTCTTTCTTTACGTGGCAATATCATCCCGGTCATTTCACTTGCCCGGTTTATTGCAACTAATGAGGAGCCGGCAAGTGATGCAACGAGCACAATGATTGTTACTGAATTCTCTAAGCACACTCAAGCGTTTCTAGTGCACGACGTCGATCGTATTATTCGTGTGGATTGGGACAAAGTCCGTGCTCCAGAAACTATGCTTGCAGGTAACCAAGCTCTTATTACTGCCATTACCGAATTACCTGATGGCAAGCTAGTATCCATTCTGGATGTTGAGCAAATTTTAGCTACCGTGATTGGTGAACCAATTATTCCAGACCTACCACCAACGACAATTCATCCTGAAACGTTCATGTTCTTCGTTGATGACTCTATGGTTGCACGAAAAGAAATCATCAGTGTTCTGGATAAAATCGGTATCAAATATCATCAAGCGAACAACGGCAAGGAAGCTTGGGATAAATTGCAAAATTTAGCAAATCGGGCTGTTCACGATGGCGAAAGTTTGCGAGACAAATTAAAATTAATATTAGTAGATGCTGAAATGCCAGAAATGGATGGATATGTTCTTACAAAGCACATTAAGTCCGACCATCGTTTTAAAGGTATTCCAGTGGTCATGCACTCATCATTGTCATCAAATGCAAATCGAGCAATGGGTGCCAGTGTAGGCGTAGATGCTTATGTTGCAAAATTTGATGCCCTGATTTTAGCTGACACGCTTTCCCCGATGTTGAGCAGCCAAAGCTAG
- a CDS encoding chemotaxis protein: MSDLLKNIDARTKLAGTNKLEILLFTLGLDQRSGRRETFGINVFKVREVMRTPEITQAPDMPSSVEGMVSLRGVLVPVIDLAKYAGIITDSKPEIMVVSEYNGHTQGFLVEAVDTILRLDWSVMRVPPDMLTMQMGGLVTAVTELDSGKLVMMLDVEKVLAETTQKSNTIDTAAVISDASISHKTVFFADDSLVARSQIEQTLDAMNVHHMHAINGKRAWDELLKLAKSAEVQGKMVKDLVHLVLTDVEMPEMDGYMLTKQIKSDPRFVGIPVLMHSSLSGLSNQKLGQSVGVDGYVAKFEPHKLSESIMNFLRRE, from the coding sequence GTGTCAGACCTTCTAAAAAATATTGACGCCCGTACCAAATTGGCAGGGACCAACAAACTTGAGATTTTACTCTTCACTTTAGGCCTAGACCAAAGATCGGGCCGAAGAGAAACGTTCGGAATTAATGTATTCAAAGTTCGTGAAGTAATGCGAACCCCTGAAATCACGCAAGCGCCCGATATGCCTTCTTCTGTTGAAGGTATGGTCAGCTTACGTGGTGTTTTGGTCCCTGTCATCGACCTAGCAAAATACGCTGGTATTATCACAGACAGTAAACCTGAAATTATGGTTGTTTCAGAATACAACGGCCATACTCAAGGCTTTCTAGTTGAAGCAGTAGATACTATTTTGCGCCTTGACTGGTCTGTGATGCGGGTCCCCCCAGATATGCTGACTATGCAAATGGGCGGCTTAGTCACCGCGGTAACCGAACTTGATAGTGGCAAATTAGTAATGATGCTCGATGTCGAAAAAGTGCTTGCGGAAACAACTCAAAAGAGCAATACCATCGATACTGCTGCAGTCATCAGTGACGCAAGTATCAGCCACAAAACAGTATTTTTTGCCGATGACTCTTTAGTAGCACGAAGTCAAATTGAACAAACCCTTGATGCAATGAACGTTCACCACATGCATGCGATCAATGGCAAAAGAGCATGGGATGAACTGTTAAAACTAGCTAAGTCTGCAGAAGTACAAGGCAAAATGGTCAAAGATCTTGTTCACCTAGTTTTAACTGATGTAGAAATGCCTGAGATGGATGGCTATATGCTCACAAAACAGATCAAAAGTGATCCACGCTTTGTTGGGATTCCAGTGCTAATGCATTCGTCGCTATCTGGGCTATCTAACCAAAAACTCGGCCAATCCGTCGGTGTAGATGGGTATGTAGCGAAATTTGAGCCACATAAACTTTCAGAAAGCATCATGAATTTTTTGCGTCGCGAATAG
- a CDS encoding sensor histidine kinase, which translates to MNSQDDLIDPRNLEEAFALFTAASEQLSLAYADLQGQVTTLTEQLEVANGKLLSEFKEKSALSRRLRLLLDRLPAGVLELDSTGRVLAQNLAAKQILRCEGDVVWPQIVKEQMQLTSEPGVSEYRFGDQSSYLLFEEVDVPEEHVRLVLLHDVTAAHEMRGALARHERLAAMGEMAAGLAHQLRTPLATALLYNGHLSRQILSEHDRIRFAQKSLDRLRHLETLIQNMLRFVRGQQQLTDVLDIRFVIQDAVQHVLPQFESKGVSLAVKETLDPLWVKVNARELSGCLANIFENALYASSSGQSVFCEVVVTADVLVLEVRDKGCGMSDEVRNRLFEPFFTTRKDGTGLGLAIVRNLVTSYGGDISVESRLDFGSSFKICLPLAIAATKV; encoded by the coding sequence ATGAATTCACAAGATGATTTGATTGACCCGCGAAATTTAGAGGAAGCATTTGCTTTATTCACTGCAGCCTCGGAGCAGTTGTCCTTAGCTTACGCTGACTTGCAAGGGCAGGTGACTACCTTAACTGAGCAGCTAGAAGTAGCAAATGGCAAATTATTAAGTGAGTTTAAAGAGAAGTCTGCATTGTCGAGGCGTTTGCGGCTTTTGTTAGATCGCTTGCCTGCAGGTGTACTTGAATTAGATTCAACTGGCCGTGTCTTGGCTCAAAATTTGGCTGCAAAACAGATACTGCGTTGTGAGGGTGATGTGGTATGGCCGCAGATTGTCAAAGAGCAAATGCAGTTGACTTCTGAACCAGGTGTTTCAGAGTATCGGTTTGGGGATCAGAGTTCATATCTTTTGTTTGAAGAAGTCGATGTGCCAGAAGAGCATGTGCGTTTAGTTTTGCTTCATGATGTTACTGCGGCACACGAGATGCGAGGGGCATTAGCTCGACATGAGCGGCTAGCTGCGATGGGTGAGATGGCTGCTGGGCTTGCTCACCAGTTGAGAACCCCGCTTGCGACGGCCCTTTTGTATAACGGACACTTGAGTCGACAGATTTTATCTGAACACGATCGCATTCGATTTGCGCAAAAATCACTTGATCGTTTGCGTCACCTAGAAACTTTGATTCAAAATATGTTGAGATTTGTGCGTGGGCAACAGCAGTTGACAGATGTTTTAGATATTCGCTTTGTGATTCAAGATGCGGTGCAGCACGTTTTGCCACAGTTTGAGTCAAAAGGTGTAAGTTTGGCGGTGAAAGAGACGTTGGATCCTTTGTGGGTAAAAGTCAATGCAAGGGAGCTTTCTGGATGTTTGGCAAATATTTTTGAAAATGCACTCTATGCATCAAGTTCTGGTCAGTCAGTTTTTTGTGAGGTAGTCGTTACTGCCGATGTGCTTGTGTTAGAAGTTCGAGATAAGGGCTGTGGTATGTCTGATGAGGTTAGGAATCGTCTATTTGAGCCTTTTTTTACCACTCGCAAGGACGGTACCGGTTTAGGGTTGGCGATTGTACGAAACTTAGTTACATCGTATGGTGGTGATATAAGTGTTGAATCTAGGCTTGATTTTGGGAGTTCTTTTAAGATTTGCTTGCCACTAGCGATAGCGGCAACTAAGGTGTGA
- a CDS encoding STAS domain-containing protein produces MTPTVQIEGNVGRVILSGQFDFSAHREFRQVCETLIANPEIKEVLVDFQNVNYLDSSALGMLLLLKEKISAASKNLALVNCRDTVKQVLEIACFGKIFTIR; encoded by the coding sequence ATGACACCTACCGTGCAGATTGAGGGTAATGTTGGTCGTGTAATTTTGTCGGGGCAGTTCGACTTTAGTGCGCATCGAGAGTTTCGGCAGGTGTGCGAGACCTTGATTGCAAATCCTGAGATCAAAGAGGTATTGGTCGATTTTCAAAACGTGAACTATCTAGATAGCTCTGCGCTTGGGATGTTATTGCTCTTGAAGGAAAAGATTTCAGCAGCGAGTAAAAATTTAGCACTTGTGAATTGCCGAGATACAGTCAAACAAGTATTAGAAATTGCATGCTTTGGCAAGATTTTCACAATTAGGTAA